In the Stegostoma tigrinum isolate sSteTig4 chromosome 42, sSteTig4.hap1, whole genome shotgun sequence genome, AGTTAAGTTATGCTACTTCAATGGAAAAAGGCAACCTGGACAATAATACAAAACTGTGGTCAATATTAGTTGGGGGTGAAATAAGACACTACATTTGTGAACGGTTTAGTTTACCCTCAACAGGGAATGGATTTGCCGGTTTGAGGGTGGTATGTGGAAACTGAAGAGAATGGCTTTACTGTTGAAATATTTAAATAGAGGACATTTCTGCTCATCCATTACTGGAAGTCAGACAAGTTAGGGTGATGTGTGATCTGAAGGGGAATTTTGAGGCTGCTCAGGTCCTTACAGGTAGAGGTTGAAAGTTTGAGAGTCTTTCAAAGTGTTGATTGATATATTATGAAAATAGATGTATAAATTGTCTCCATTGCCCCTGCCTATTCTACTCTGTCATTTTTCTCCTCCGATTGAAATCAAAGTCTTGTGTCAAGTGAGACCAGGTGAAAAGTTCCCTTTCCCTAATAGAAATGAGTGACTCTGTTGAGTTTTTATGACTCTCTGACTGTTCTTATGGTCACCTCCCTAATGCCAGCCCCAAAAAGGCCAGGTTCATTCATATCAGTTTTACAAACTGCCTTTATTTTTGTGGATCAACTTTCATTCTCTTTTCCCTGTTTTCATAGACTATTGGAAGGGAAGGATTTGCAGACTGGAAGCCCAAACCAACATCACGCCAGGACCTGACAGCAGCCCATTTTGTTTGTGACCTAAATATCATTGGattttgaatatggaaggaaatTGCGGTATTCACATTGGAGAAGAAGTGTATACATGTTCTGTGTGTGGACAAGGCTTCAGCCAATCATCTGAACTGTTGAGACACACATCtggtcacactggggagaaaccatggaaatgtggagactgtgggaagggattcaacTATCCAGTTGAGCTGGAATCTCATCGGcgcagtcacactggagagaggccattcacctgctcggAGTGTGGGAAAGGGTTCACTTTGTCATGCAACCTATTGGCTCACCAGCGAGTTCATTCTGATCAGAGACCATTTACATGTCCAGAGTGTGGGAAGAGCTTTAAAAGTTCAGGGGAGCTGATGCgtcatcaacgtgttcacactgatgagaggccattcaggtgctctcactgtgggaaTGGGTTCAGGCAATTATCTGACCTCACTGTGCACCAGCGCACTCACACCGGGGAAAGCCCGTTCACCTGTAcagaatgtgggaagggattcactcggtcATCCCGCTTGCTAACTCATCGGCAcactcacactggggagaggccattcacctgccctgagtgtgggaagggattcactaattcatctaacctgttgaaacaccaacaggttcacactggggagaggccgttcacctgcccTGACTGTGGGAAGGGGTTCACTCGGTCGACTGATCTGCTGCAACACCGTctagttcacactggggagagaccgttcacttGCCCTGAGTGTGGGAAGGCATTTACTCAATCATCTACCCTGCTGAcccaccagcgagttcacagtggggagagaccattcatctgctctgtgtgtggAAAGAGATTTGCTCACTCATCCACTCTGTTGAGGCACCAGCAAATTCACAAACTGCAATGATGGATAGTCATGATAATCACATTCAGGACTGAACAATATTCATTGGG is a window encoding:
- the LOC125449467 gene encoding gastrula zinc finger protein XlCGF8.2DB-like; the encoded protein is MEGNCGIHIGEEVYTCSVCGQGFSQSSELLRHTSGHTGEKPWKCGDCGKGFNYPVELESHRRSHTGERPFTCSECGKGFTLSCNLLAHQRVHSDQRPFTCPECGKSFKSSGELMRHQRVHTDERPFRCSHCGNGFRQLSDLTVHQRTHTGESPFTCTECGKGFTRSSRLLTHRHTHTGERPFTCPECGKGFTNSSNLLKHQQVHTGERPFTCPDCGKGFTRSTDLLQHRLVHTGERPFTCPECGKAFTQSSTLLTHQRVHSGERPFICSVCGKRFAHSSTLLRHQQIHKLQ